From the genome of Candidatus Electrothrix communis, one region includes:
- a CDS encoding glycosyltransferase family 4 protein, translated as MKSTTAQNAQSLLKVLLLTTSFPLTKESRSGIFIQKMVNHLPDNIQVTVLTPDSAEADSQAFSDYSVDYSVIPFRYALKHWQQLAHGSGGIIAALSRNKLLFLLLPPFLLSNLLTCCYLTRKMDVLHANWSINGVIVGMSGLLFGKPVMTTLRGSDVNLIEKSALMRQLVHFSLRFSDVIITVSPSLQEKLVEHFPQYSAKIQVICNGIEQAFFDAGNGKYAADADEKDISPEETRTTPAPVRFLYVGNLTAGKGVDVILKAAASLPVENWLLDIIGDGPEREALEMYCQEQALNDKVTFHGSAPPEDIPLLMAGADVFVFASFAEGRPNVVLEAMAVGLPVIAGEIPAVSDLIQDGQQGLLFPPGDVSALAEHMLFLLSHPAERQKLGGGARDYLVSLALSWPESARAYALLYTEVVGRGSGRESFF; from the coding sequence ATGAAGAGCACCACTGCTCAGAATGCTCAGAGTTTACTGAAAGTGCTCCTGCTCACGACCTCCTTTCCTTTAACCAAGGAATCAAGAAGCGGCATCTTTATCCAAAAAATGGTCAACCACCTGCCTGACAATATTCAGGTGACGGTACTGACCCCGGATAGTGCTGAAGCGGACAGCCAAGCCTTCTCTGATTATTCTGTTGATTACTCCGTCATTCCATTCCGCTATGCCCTGAAACATTGGCAGCAACTGGCCCACGGATCCGGTGGAATCATAGCTGCTCTTTCACGCAATAAACTCCTTTTTCTCCTGCTTCCCCCGTTTCTTCTCTCCAACCTGCTGACCTGTTGTTACCTTACCCGCAAGATGGATGTCCTGCACGCCAATTGGTCGATCAACGGTGTCATCGTCGGAATGAGCGGATTGCTTTTTGGTAAACCGGTCATGACAACCTTACGGGGCAGTGATGTCAACTTGATAGAAAAATCAGCCTTGATGCGTCAGTTGGTGCATTTTTCTCTCCGTTTCAGTGATGTTATTATTACTGTCAGTCCATCATTGCAAGAAAAACTTGTTGAGCATTTTCCTCAATACAGCGCAAAGATCCAGGTGATCTGCAACGGTATTGAGCAGGCCTTTTTCGATGCCGGTAATGGTAAGTATGCTGCGGATGCCGATGAAAAAGATATTTCTCCAGAGGAGACCAGAACGACTCCAGCTCCAGTCCGTTTTCTGTATGTGGGCAATCTGACTGCTGGTAAAGGAGTTGATGTCATCCTGAAGGCAGCAGCTTCCTTACCTGTTGAGAATTGGTTACTTGATATTATCGGTGACGGACCGGAACGGGAAGCCTTGGAGATGTATTGTCAGGAACAGGCCCTGAACGACAAGGTGACTTTTCACGGTTCAGCCCCACCGGAAGATATACCGCTGTTGATGGCAGGGGCTGATGTTTTTGTCTTTGCCAGTTTTGCCGAGGGAAGACCAAATGTCGTGCTTGAAGCGATGGCGGTTGGCCTGCCGGTCATTGCCGGAGAAATTCCCGCTGTATCGGATCTTATCCAAGATGGACAACAGGGCCTCCTCTTTCCGCCAGGTGATGTTAGCGCATTGGCGGAACATATGCTTTTTTTATTGAGCCACCCGGCGGAGCGACAAAAGCTGGGAGGAGGGGCTAGGGACTACCTTGTATCCCTAGCCTTGAGTTGGCCTGAGTCTGCCCGAGCCTATGCCTTGCTTTATACAGAAGTTGTAGGCAGGGGCAGCGGAAGAGAGTCTTTTTTTTAA
- a CDS encoding roadblock/LC7 domain-containing protein → MNIQEKLSQLAEIDGFAGAAVLTPNGRVLLKCEPTDINIELISALANNVLRTAEKASRDMGFGRCHFTFMHTEKALVLMRCLNEGKNPLGPEPGKCHIHLILLVDNPSSFGIAKLEISKIIESLAENFRTPELESNASRHHDDRVKKEEIIKPKNLEEIKNSLDNDNIDSAFDNLLLT, encoded by the coding sequence ATGAACATTCAGGAAAAACTTTCTCAACTTGCAGAAATTGACGGTTTTGCCGGAGCAGCTGTGTTGACACCAAACGGTCGCGTCCTGCTGAAATGCGAGCCTACAGATATCAACATCGAGCTGATCAGTGCCCTTGCCAATAACGTACTGCGAACGGCAGAAAAGGCCTCCCGTGACATGGGATTCGGACGCTGCCATTTCACCTTCATGCATACAGAAAAGGCATTGGTCCTGATGCGTTGCCTGAATGAAGGGAAAAATCCTCTGGGTCCAGAGCCCGGAAAATGCCATATCCACCTTATTCTTCTTGTTGACAATCCAAGTAGTTTCGGCATAGCAAAGCTTGAGATCAGCAAGATTATAGAATCGCTGGCAGAGAACTTTCGAACACCCGAGCTGGAATCAAATGCAAGCCGCCATCATGATGACAGAGTGAAGAAAGAAGAGATAATAAAACCTAAAAACCTAGAGGAAATAAAAAATTCTTTAGATAACGACAATATAGACAGCGCATTTGACAATCTATTACTCACTTGA
- a CDS encoding response regulator — protein MKQQVLIVDDEPELLLSIGSGFEKNARFQMTTAHNGREALDILSKKPMDLVVTDLRMPVMDGVELLAAMTESYPKVPNIVMTAFGTLVMEQQLKKAGTMEVLEKPFDIDALEQAINKALDLHEHRNDGLAGISLANFLQIVAMEQKTAALKVAHPNGKTGHLFFAAGKLINATYDYIVGEEAVFEMLTWENIRLSMTKLSPPLPDPKIKSELMSLLLEAAHRKDTSIEEKPLDLVKQEFIRIQQQQKKKQPQQKTPPPTGEKKMAGIKDLLKEMAGEMDGVLAIQVTGMDGITIALHNPTGTDVEAFSAKFAMVMKLVEKSIDSLKGMGDFEENLVQSQNAWILTRFITPQYYVGIAVSRDGTLGNVRLVAQRYIDQLRKTL, from the coding sequence ATGAAACAGCAAGTACTCATTGTTGACGATGAACCGGAACTGCTTCTCAGTATCGGCTCCGGTTTTGAAAAAAATGCCCGTTTTCAGATGACAACTGCCCATAACGGCCGAGAAGCTCTTGATATTTTATCAAAAAAACCCATGGACCTTGTGGTTACCGACCTGAGGATGCCGGTTATGGATGGGGTGGAATTATTAGCTGCCATGACGGAATCTTACCCCAAGGTTCCGAATATTGTCATGACGGCTTTTGGTACACTTGTGATGGAGCAACAGCTGAAAAAGGCTGGTACCATGGAGGTGCTTGAAAAGCCTTTTGATATTGATGCGCTCGAACAGGCTATCAATAAAGCCTTAGACCTCCATGAACATCGAAATGACGGACTCGCTGGGATCTCGCTTGCCAACTTCCTTCAGATTGTCGCCATGGAACAAAAAACAGCGGCATTAAAGGTTGCTCATCCAAACGGAAAAACAGGCCATCTCTTTTTCGCAGCAGGCAAGCTGATTAATGCAACCTATGATTATATAGTCGGCGAAGAAGCGGTTTTCGAAATGCTGACTTGGGAAAATATCCGGTTGAGCATGACAAAATTATCACCGCCGCTGCCGGATCCCAAAATTAAATCCGAACTCATGTCGCTCCTTCTTGAGGCCGCACACCGCAAGGATACGTCCATTGAAGAGAAGCCTCTGGATTTGGTCAAACAGGAATTCATCCGTATACAACAACAGCAGAAAAAAAAGCAACCACAACAAAAAACACCACCACCTACAGGAGAAAAAAAAATGGCCGGAATCAAAGACCTGCTTAAAGAAATGGCTGGCGAAATGGACGGCGTACTTGCAATTCAGGTAACAGGTATGGACGGTATCACAATCGCCCTGCATAATCCAACCGGAACAGACGTTGAAGCATTTTCAGCAAAATTTGCTATGGTCATGAAACTTGTCGAAAAATCTATTGACTCACTCAAGGGGATGGGAGACTTCGAGGAAAACCTGGTCCAGTCTCAAAATGCCTGGATTCTCACCAGATTCATCACACCGCAATATTATGTCGGGATCGCGGTGAGCAGGGACGGCACCTTGGGCAACGTTCGCCTGGTTGCCCAGCGTTATATTGATCAGCTCCGCAAGACATTATAA
- a CDS encoding response regulator, whose amino-acid sequence MKHVVIVDDEPDLLLSIRAGFERNDRFQLMTAENGMEALDILDNNIVDLVVTDLRMPKMDGIELLAAMSQSFPEIPSIVMTAFGTSGLEQQLIKAGTLNLLEKPLDIDTLEQAINKALDFYQNSVGGPNLDIFLQLVAMEKKTAHLKVFDFDNRHGSFFFRKGYLIDAEQGDLTGDEAVLEMLEWHGIRLSMKEFCPSALPSDKKSQLTPLLFGMPYHKEQTGDVNPLDKIRDEFNRLQKKNEQNHIRN is encoded by the coding sequence ATGAAACACGTAGTCATTGTTGATGATGAACCGGATCTGCTCCTCAGTATCCGGGCCGGATTTGAAAGGAATGATCGTTTTCAGCTGATGACAGCAGAAAACGGTATGGAAGCGCTTGACATTCTCGACAACAACATAGTTGATCTGGTCGTAACTGACCTCAGAATGCCAAAAATGGATGGGATAGAACTCCTTGCCGCCATGAGCCAGTCCTTTCCCGAGATCCCCAGTATTGTCATGACGGCCTTTGGGACTTCCGGCCTGGAACAACAACTCATAAAGGCCGGGACGCTCAATCTTCTAGAAAAACCTCTAGATATCGACACCCTTGAGCAGGCAATAAATAAGGCCTTAGATTTTTATCAAAATAGTGTAGGAGGACCGAATCTGGATATTTTTCTCCAGCTTGTTGCGATGGAGAAAAAAACAGCTCACTTAAAGGTTTTTGATTTTGATAACCGACACGGCAGTTTCTTTTTCCGCAAAGGCTACCTCATTGATGCAGAACAAGGAGACCTGACTGGTGACGAAGCAGTCTTGGAGATGCTGGAGTGGCATGGGATCAGATTGAGTATGAAAGAATTCTGCCCCTCAGCACTTCCATCTGATAAAAAATCTCAGCTGACGCCTCTCCTTTTCGGGATGCCCTATCACAAGGAGCAAACTGGAGACGTCAATCCCCTAGATAAAATCAGAGATGAATTTAATCGGTTACAAAAAAAAAATGAGCAGAATCATATCCGGAACTGA
- a CDS encoding response regulator yields MKTEKACILLIDDDPLIVAILRYILEHEQYKVLDAQNGRDGLQLAEDEQPDLVLLDINLPDINGFLVCKQLKQHGETSGIPIIFLTATGVEGNEYRGFEEGAVDFLRKPVNKAQLCARVNNALDMQTARQKLEQQTLDLEHANRLLKESLAAQQRTSRNLQQRDHILSSVNYVAKSFLKTDNWEEIIKDVLKYLGENVDSEHVYLKTFESQIAQRRHYTWYKTNNTITCSSIDLLAMWKPPIELLSDNAITGPNSNIPSSLWGEFENNNIRTYLILPIYVYKQLWGCIGFDCSLSGRSWDEPLVEAMKTSSDIIGTAIQRTFESRERTRLAAAINEFADCVLMTDKVGTIFYANPASTQVTGYLPEELVGLKLSQVQRDEQNRFTCREVLSSAAEGAQWHGEIKNRHKNGTFYDESIAIIPVKGQADRVNSFCVIKRDQTEKKRLESIGEAANLMDNVGFVFSGIRHELGNPLNSLKMAISVLLRQLDDLPHGKIKEFLDRSMGEIKRMEYLLYSLKNFNVLEEQELALTDLAVFLENFKRVHEKDLSGNGVKMEAHIEATASSLVDERALHQVFLNLLTNSVNALQKTVTPVISICLLRKDSHFAQIIFQDNGCGVPDQVRKQLFKPFFTTRAKGTGLGLTIVKKMLTSMNCTVSIEGRKTGKGTSIIITLPTQESIIRGVEG; encoded by the coding sequence ATGAAAACCGAAAAGGCCTGTATTCTCCTCATTGATGATGATCCTCTGATTGTAGCTATTTTGCGATATATTCTGGAACATGAACAGTATAAGGTTTTGGACGCGCAAAACGGTCGAGATGGGTTGCAACTTGCGGAAGATGAACAACCTGATCTTGTCCTGCTTGATATTAATCTCCCTGATATTAATGGATTTTTGGTATGTAAGCAGCTGAAACAGCATGGAGAGACCAGCGGGATACCGATTATTTTCCTGACCGCAACAGGGGTAGAAGGAAACGAGTATCGAGGCTTTGAAGAAGGAGCGGTCGATTTTTTACGTAAGCCGGTGAATAAGGCCCAGCTTTGTGCTCGGGTCAATAATGCGCTGGATATGCAAACTGCTCGGCAGAAGCTGGAACAACAAACTCTGGACCTGGAGCATGCAAACAGGCTCTTAAAGGAATCCCTTGCTGCCCAACAGAGAACGAGTCGCAACCTGCAGCAGCGGGACCATATTTTGAGTTCTGTGAATTATGTGGCAAAATCTTTTCTAAAAACAGATAATTGGGAAGAGATTATAAAAGATGTGCTGAAGTATCTGGGTGAGAATGTCGACAGTGAGCATGTTTACTTGAAGACCTTTGAATCCCAGATCGCTCAGCGACGCCATTACACCTGGTATAAAACCAATAACACCATTACTTGCTCAAGTATTGATTTACTGGCAATGTGGAAGCCGCCGATCGAATTGCTGTCTGACAATGCGATAACAGGGCCGAACTCTAATATTCCCTCTTCCCTTTGGGGGGAGTTTGAAAATAATAACATTCGTACCTATCTTATCCTGCCTATTTACGTCTATAAGCAGCTCTGGGGATGTATCGGATTCGATTGCAGTCTTTCAGGGCGATCTTGGGATGAACCACTTGTTGAGGCGATGAAGACCTCTTCCGACATCATAGGGACTGCTATCCAGAGAACCTTTGAGTCCAGAGAGCGCACTCGGTTGGCAGCGGCAATCAATGAGTTTGCTGACTGTGTGCTTATGACAGATAAGGTCGGAACCATATTTTATGCCAATCCCGCCAGTACACAGGTCACTGGATATCTGCCGGAAGAGTTGGTCGGGCTGAAGTTGAGTCAGGTCCAGCGTGATGAACAGAATCGGTTTACCTGCCGTGAGGTGTTGAGCTCAGCAGCAGAAGGGGCGCAATGGCATGGAGAGATCAAAAATCGCCATAAGAATGGAACATTTTACGATGAGTCCATTGCCATTATTCCGGTAAAAGGACAGGCTGACAGGGTGAACAGCTTTTGTGTTATTAAGCGTGATCAGACGGAGAAAAAACGACTTGAATCTATTGGTGAAGCCGCGAATCTCATGGATAATGTAGGGTTTGTTTTTTCCGGGATCAGGCATGAACTGGGGAACCCGCTCAATTCGTTAAAGATGGCGATCAGTGTCCTGCTCAGGCAACTGGATGATCTTCCTCATGGTAAAATTAAGGAATTTCTTGATCGTTCTATGGGAGAAATTAAACGGATGGAGTATTTACTCTATTCGTTGAAAAATTTTAATGTTTTGGAAGAGCAAGAGCTTGCTTTGACTGATCTTGCCGTTTTTTTGGAGAATTTCAAGAGAGTTCATGAGAAGGATCTGTCGGGAAATGGTGTGAAAATGGAGGCGCATATAGAGGCGACTGCCAGCAGTTTGGTTGATGAACGGGCCTTGCATCAGGTTTTTCTGAACCTGCTGACGAATTCAGTGAATGCCCTTCAAAAGACTGTAACACCAGTTATCTCTATTTGTCTTCTGCGAAAGGATAGTCATTTTGCCCAGATAATTTTCCAGGATAACGGTTGCGGAGTTCCTGATCAGGTCAGAAAACAGCTTTTTAAACCTTTTTTTACCACCAGGGCTAAAGGAACAGGCTTGGGGCTGACCATTGTAAAAAAAATGCTTACTTCTATGAACTGTACCGTGAGTATCGAAGGAAGGAAAACAGGGAAGGGGACCAGTATCATTATCACCTTACCAACTCAAGAAAGCATCATCCGAGGAGTCGAAGGGTAA
- the rlmKL gene encoding bifunctional 23S rRNA (guanine(2069)-N(7))-methyltransferase RlmK/23S rRNA (guanine(2445)-N(2))-methyltransferase RlmL — translation MHAHGITGRSVRSKRRRNTKEPYCFVATCAAGLENLVQEEISSLGGIEPVTAPGAVTWQASSLKTAYLACLWSRFSSRILLRLTQFEAPTPDELYEEASKIDWSRHFNGDTSFAISTTLVKSSPELNHSHYASLRIKDAVVDQFRKRTGERPDVDVRTPGIRLNLHVEGITATLSLDLSGESLHRRGYRTGVGEAPLKETLAAAIAHLSGVRVGMPPETCLLDPMCGSATLLIEAALIVGDSAPGLLRDTFGFQHWLGHNEKMWEALVEAAVQREDQHADTPWPMIIGYDADPHVVAVARKNITNAGLGDRITIKQRQLARLHPPTAEGILLTNPPYGERLSEKEAVKYLYRALGRLYRQNFSGWQLGFFTSNPDFADMLGVSWQERHRLYNGPLKCRLLTAASPGPFEESDEGMRRSLQDALQESDPALPAQDFANRLRKNCQRLFPWAEAHNITCFRIYDADIPEYNVAIDVYEQWVHVQEYEPPATVPSEKAEERFNQALQVIRQLLDVPHSQLFVKKRRKQRGNEQYQKRPDTAGKAKAGKLYEVREGGSRFLVNFTDYLDTGLFLDHRKTRALLAELADGKTFLNLFAYTGSATVYAAKGGAVSTQTVDLSEKYLVRAQANLSLNGFGGALHQFSEADCLQWLRSCRDQYGVIFVDPPTFSNSRHKNIVFDVQKDHPELLRLAMNLLTWDGALVFSTNYRKFQLDAELEEEFVVKEITAQTLPEDFQEKGKIHRCWRFRHHSDEE, via the coding sequence ATGCATGCTCATGGAATCACCGGTCGCTCAGTTCGATCAAAAAGAAGGCGAAACACAAAAGAGCCGTATTGCTTTGTTGCCACCTGCGCCGCAGGACTTGAAAATTTAGTCCAGGAAGAAATCTCTTCGTTGGGTGGTATTGAGCCGGTAACAGCACCAGGTGCGGTTACATGGCAGGCGAGTTCTTTGAAAACCGCCTACCTTGCCTGCCTCTGGTCAAGGTTCAGTTCGCGCATTTTGCTGCGTTTGACCCAGTTCGAAGCACCTACACCGGACGAACTCTATGAAGAGGCCAGTAAAATTGATTGGAGCAGGCATTTTAACGGCGATACCAGTTTTGCTATCTCTACCACTCTGGTCAAATCTTCGCCCGAGCTGAACCATAGTCACTACGCCTCGTTGAGAATTAAAGACGCTGTTGTGGATCAATTTCGCAAGCGGACAGGAGAACGGCCGGATGTGGATGTTCGTACACCCGGTATTCGGCTTAATCTGCATGTGGAAGGCATAACCGCAACGTTGTCTCTGGACCTGTCTGGGGAGAGTCTCCATCGACGGGGATACCGAACCGGAGTCGGTGAAGCGCCTCTGAAAGAAACGCTGGCAGCAGCCATTGCGCATCTTTCTGGAGTTCGGGTTGGCATGCCCCCAGAGACCTGTTTGCTGGATCCCATGTGCGGTTCTGCCACTCTGCTTATCGAGGCAGCCCTGATTGTTGGAGATTCGGCTCCGGGTTTGTTGCGGGATACTTTCGGTTTTCAGCATTGGTTGGGGCATAATGAAAAAATGTGGGAAGCCTTGGTTGAAGCGGCGGTGCAGCGAGAAGATCAACATGCTGACACTCCTTGGCCGATGATTATCGGCTATGACGCTGATCCGCACGTTGTCGCTGTTGCCCGTAAAAATATCACCAATGCCGGACTGGGAGATCGTATTACGATTAAGCAGCGGCAGCTTGCCCGCTTACATCCCCCGACCGCCGAGGGTATACTGCTGACCAACCCTCCTTACGGCGAACGTCTGTCAGAGAAAGAGGCGGTTAAATATCTGTACCGTGCTTTGGGACGCCTTTATCGGCAGAATTTTTCTGGGTGGCAGCTGGGCTTTTTTACTTCTAATCCTGATTTTGCCGATATGCTCGGGGTGAGCTGGCAGGAACGTCACCGACTGTATAACGGTCCCCTAAAATGTCGTTTACTGACAGCTGCTTCTCCTGGCCCTTTTGAGGAGTCTGATGAGGGGATGCGGCGGTCTCTTCAGGATGCTCTTCAGGAAAGCGACCCGGCCTTGCCTGCGCAAGACTTTGCCAATCGACTGCGCAAGAATTGTCAGCGCCTTTTCCCTTGGGCAGAAGCACATAATATTACCTGCTTCCGTATTTATGACGCTGATATTCCGGAGTATAATGTGGCGATTGATGTGTATGAACAGTGGGTCCATGTTCAGGAATACGAGCCGCCAGCAACGGTGCCTTCGGAAAAAGCAGAAGAGCGATTTAATCAGGCCTTACAGGTTATTCGTCAGCTGCTTGATGTGCCGCATTCCCAACTTTTTGTGAAGAAAAGGCGGAAGCAGCGAGGAAACGAGCAGTATCAGAAGCGTCCTGACACAGCAGGTAAAGCGAAGGCGGGGAAGCTGTACGAGGTGCGTGAAGGAGGTAGTCGTTTTCTGGTGAATTTTACCGATTATCTGGATACCGGGTTGTTTCTTGATCACCGTAAAACCAGGGCGTTGCTGGCCGAGCTTGCTGACGGCAAGACCTTTCTTAATCTGTTTGCCTATACCGGCTCGGCAACGGTCTATGCGGCCAAGGGCGGTGCTGTTTCCACCCAGACCGTGGATCTTTCGGAAAAGTATCTTGTTCGAGCTCAGGCCAATCTTTCGCTGAACGGATTCGGCGGAGCCTTGCATCAATTCAGCGAGGCTGACTGCCTGCAATGGCTCAGATCTTGTCGGGATCAATACGGGGTGATTTTTGTTGATCCGCCGACCTTCTCCAATTCCCGACATAAGAACATTGTTTTTGATGTGCAGAAGGATCATCCGGAACTGCTGCGGCTTGCCATGAATCTTTTGACGTGGGATGGTGCGCTGGTCTTCTCGACAAATTATAGGAAATTTCAGCTGGATGCTGAGCTGGAGGAGGAGTTCGTTGTCAAGGAGATAACAGCTCAGACCCTGCCTGAAGATTTTCAGGAAAAGGGGAAAATTCATCGCTGCTGGCGGTTCAGGCATCATAGCGACGAGGAATAA
- the yfcD gene encoding NUDIX hydrolase YfcD: MYTPGEEIVQIVDEHNRELGELPRRLMREQRLIHRASYILVFNAVGELFIQKRTTTKDVYPGYWDVAAGGVVQAGETYEQSAERELAEELGVGPVKLNVLFDQYYEDQENRVWGRIFTCVHEGPFILQPEEVEEGRFILPSNALDDSKLEPFTPDGILVLEKLLARKEEISAVAEQVC; the protein is encoded by the coding sequence ATGTATACTCCGGGGGAGGAAATCGTCCAGATTGTGGATGAACACAACAGGGAGCTGGGCGAGCTGCCCCGTCGTTTGATGCGTGAGCAACGTCTTATTCATCGGGCCAGTTATATCCTGGTCTTTAATGCCGTTGGAGAACTCTTTATCCAGAAGCGTACCACGACCAAGGATGTCTACCCCGGTTACTGGGATGTGGCAGCGGGCGGGGTTGTCCAGGCCGGGGAAACCTATGAACAATCAGCAGAACGGGAGTTGGCTGAGGAGTTAGGGGTGGGGCCGGTCAAGCTGAACGTTCTCTTTGATCAGTATTATGAGGATCAGGAAAATCGAGTTTGGGGCCGCATTTTTACCTGCGTTCATGAGGGGCCGTTCATCCTGCAACCGGAAGAGGTGGAAGAGGGACGTTTTATTCTCCCAAGCAATGCCCTTGATGACAGCAAATTAGAACCCTTTACACCGGACGGAATACTTGTATTGGAGAAACTTCTGGCCCGGAAGGAAGAAATTTCTGCGGTAGCGGAGCAGGTCTGTTGA
- a CDS encoding DUF3365 domain-containing protein, which translates to MGRKISIPLKFLAVFTLTMLLTAGAFMTTLSSLRTYTARHEAGAVADQVLAFRAWVSQTGMVWVRKLIPGYHDFLARENAADGGAFYGKNPALATRELSMIANKEATRAFFRVTSDDYRHEDNIPDEFEASAIKAFKEDKLLEFVERHEDGTYRYARPILVQQECLKCHGNSEDAPPVVIAKYGSEKAFGYKVGEVRGVVSVSLPAVGVREVLKSLINPWTLFFVLIIFVINLLFIHSVVIRLVRLTRSAEAIAAGKLDTELIYTNPSESNDELDHLYHATNLLKRSLIILFKRLDQQGKR; encoded by the coding sequence ATGGGGAGAAAAATAAGCATTCCGTTAAAGTTTCTTGCTGTTTTTACTCTGACGATGCTGTTGACTGCCGGAGCCTTTATGACCACTCTATCCTCTTTAAGGACCTACACGGCCCGACATGAGGCCGGTGCCGTGGCAGACCAAGTTCTTGCCTTCCGTGCTTGGGTCTCGCAAACCGGTATGGTGTGGGTCAGGAAATTGATCCCAGGTTATCACGACTTTCTTGCCCGGGAAAATGCTGCTGATGGAGGGGCGTTTTACGGGAAAAATCCTGCCTTGGCCACAAGAGAGCTGTCAATGATCGCCAATAAGGAGGCGACCCGGGCTTTCTTTCGGGTAACCAGTGACGACTACCGGCATGAGGATAATATTCCAGACGAGTTTGAGGCTTCGGCTATCAAGGCCTTCAAAGAGGATAAGTTGCTTGAATTTGTTGAGCGACATGAGGACGGAACGTATCGATACGCCCGCCCCATTCTGGTACAGCAGGAATGCCTGAAATGCCACGGTAATTCTGAGGATGCGCCGCCAGTTGTTATTGCCAAATACGGTTCTGAAAAGGCTTTTGGATATAAAGTCGGTGAGGTGCGTGGTGTTGTCAGTGTCAGTTTGCCTGCTGTCGGGGTCCGTGAGGTTCTCAAGTCGTTGATCAATCCTTGGACTCTGTTCTTTGTTTTGATTATTTTTGTCATAAATCTCCTCTTTATCCACTCGGTGGTGATTCGTTTGGTCCGGCTGACCAGAAGTGCTGAGGCCATCGCAGCAGGCAAACTTGATACGGAATTGATCTACACCAACCCCTCTGAATCCAATGATGAACTGGATCATCTCTATCATGCAACGAATCTGTTGAAGCGGAGTTTGATTATTCTCTTTAAGAGGCTTGATCAGCAGGGGAAACGCTAA